In Sneathia sanguinegens, the sequence TGAAGGGCCAATATTCTTGGAACATATATTTAGAGCAATGGCAATTTCTAATTTCAAGAGTATAACTCCTAGTCAATATTTAGATAAATATCCTATGAATCAAGTTGTAAATGTTAGTATGTCAAGTTGGGGAGCTAATGGTTACTATGATGTTTGGGTAGATGGTTCTAATGACTATATTTATAGACATTTACATAAGGCAGCTGAAAAAATGATAGAAATTTCAAAATTAGAACCTATAAATGATGTTGAAAGAAGAGCTATGAATCAAATGGCAAGAGAACTTTTGATGGCACAAACTTCATGTTGGCCATTTATAATGTTCACAGGAACTATGGTAGGTTATGCACAAAAGAAAATTTCTGATCATACAAATAGATTATTTAAATTATATGAAGATATAAAACATCATAGTGTAGATGAAGAATGGCTAAAAGAAATAGAAAGTAGAGATAATATCTTTAGAAATATAGATTATAGAATATACAGAGGATAAAATGCAAGAAATTTATTTAGATAACGCTTCTACAACAAAAGTTGCTAAAGAAGTTAGAGAATATATGTTATATTGTATGGAACATTATTATGCAAATGCAGATTCAATACATAATAAAGGTTTAGAAGTATCTAAGATAATTAATAAGGAAAAAGAAGTATTTCAAAAATTTGGACTTGATAAAAAAGAAATATTTTTCACTGCAGGTGGTGGAGAAGCAAATAATATATTATTTCAAGCTGTAGCTAAATATTATAAAAAAGGACATATTATTACGACACCAATTGAACATCCCTCTATAATGGAAACTTGTAAAAATCTTAAAGATTATGAAGTGTCTTATGTTAAAGTAGATGAGTATGGAAGGGTAGATATAGAAAATTTATTAAATTTGATAAGAGAGGATACAGTTTTAGTTTCTATTGCATTTGTAAATAGCGAAGTTGGAACTATTCAAGATATAGCTAAAATATCAGATTTAGTTAAGAAAAAAAATAAAGATATATATTTTCATACTGATTTTGTTCAAGGTTTGGGACATGTTAATGTAGATTTTAGTAAATTAAAAGTTGATGCTATTAGTTTTAGTTCGCATAAAATATATGGACCTAAAGGTATGGGAGCCTTATATATTTCAAATAGA encodes:
- a CDS encoding cysteine desulfurase family protein; the protein is MQEIYLDNASTTKVAKEVREYMLYCMEHYYANADSIHNKGLEVSKIINKEKEVFQKFGLDKKEIFFTAGGGEANNILFQAVAKYYKKGHIITTPIEHPSIMETCKNLKDYEVSYVKVDEYGRVDIENLLNLIREDTVLVSIAFVNSEVGTIQDIAKISDLVKKKNKDIYFHTDFVQGLGHVNVDFSKLKVDAISFSSHKIYGPKGMGALYISNRVKLKPIIYGSNTENSFIPRTMANELVLGFLKALSMLDDKDIEHMKKLKEYAIDELKKIKDIRINTPEISSPGIINCSVENTKGEVIMNYLSSKGIYISTGSACSVKKGASRVIKELKIPKEYNEGAIRVSLSRYTTKDEIDTFIREYKNIINIMTR